From a region of the Paenibacillus sp. FSL R10-2734 genome:
- a CDS encoding Ger(x)C family spore germination protein: MKRGSLLLCLLVLMQISLTGCWSRQELNDLAIAVGIGIDKIGDQYQVSAQVVLPSQIAGSKGGSPQSPVNLYKETGNTVYEALRKITTISPRKIYISHLRILVLSEALAKEGIRDVLDFMSRDTEARNDYFIVVAKDAKAEDALKILTSLEKIPAVRLFSSLETSEKKWAPTSTVTLGTLITELVSKGKNPVLTGVVINGNVDVGETPKNVETVDSPTELKYSGLAVFKEDKLIGWLNQEESKVYNYLTNKVKNTVSFINCPQGKKISLEIFEAKSKIKGSMQNDKPEISIEQFIESDIGEVQCRNLELTNPKVITELEQIANQKLENSFETTIKKVQQEYKSDIFGFGEIIHRSNPQAWKKLRNNWDQTFVKLPVNVKMDIKIHQLGKVTNSFLEEMK, translated from the coding sequence TGTCTTCTTGTTCTCATGCAAATAAGCTTAACAGGTTGCTGGAGCCGCCAGGAATTGAACGATCTTGCGATTGCTGTAGGGATCGGAATCGATAAAATTGGAGATCAATATCAAGTTTCTGCACAGGTGGTTTTACCCAGTCAAATCGCTGGCTCAAAAGGTGGAAGTCCTCAATCGCCCGTTAACCTTTACAAAGAGACAGGAAATACTGTATATGAAGCGCTTAGGAAGATCACAACCATTAGTCCACGTAAAATTTACATCTCTCATCTGCGGATCTTAGTCCTCAGCGAGGCTCTGGCTAAAGAGGGAATCCGTGACGTTCTTGATTTCATGTCAAGAGATACCGAAGCGCGAAATGATTACTTTATAGTGGTGGCAAAGGATGCCAAAGCAGAAGATGCTCTGAAAATATTAACTAGCCTCGAAAAAATTCCTGCTGTGCGATTGTTCTCCAGTCTGGAAACATCGGAGAAAAAATGGGCACCTACATCTACTGTGACATTAGGAACACTGATTACAGAACTTGTGAGTAAGGGTAAAAATCCAGTCTTAACAGGGGTTGTCATCAATGGAAATGTAGATGTAGGAGAAACTCCGAAGAATGTAGAAACCGTAGATTCTCCAACAGAATTGAAATACTCCGGATTGGCCGTATTCAAAGAGGACAAATTGATTGGTTGGCTAAACCAAGAGGAATCAAAAGTGTATAACTATTTAACTAATAAGGTAAAGAACACGGTTTCCTTCATTAATTGTCCCCAAGGTAAAAAGATATCTCTTGAAATTTTTGAGGCCAAATCGAAAATAAAAGGCAGCATGCAAAATGACAAACCAGAAATCAGTATCGAGCAATTTATAGAATCAGATATAGGAGAGGTTCAATGTAGAAATCTAGAACTGACCAATCCAAAGGTCATCACCGAATTAGAACAAATCGCTAACCAGAAATTAGAAAATTCATTCGAAACTACTATTAAAAAAGTACAACAAGAATATAAAAGTGATATTTTTGGATTTGGCGAGATCATCCATCGCTCTAACCCACAGGCGTGGAAGAAACTGAGGAATAACTGGGATCAAACCTTTGTTAAATTGCCAGTAAACGTAAAGATGGACATAAAGATTCACCAGTTAGGAAAAGTGACTAACTCTTTCTTAGAAGAGATGAAGTGA
- a CDS encoding endospore germination permease has translation MIKTGVNKAMLEKGKISTRQLTILVTLLTIGDSILVIPPSTTHYARQNAWISSLIGMAVGLLAIYMYSKVAKLYPKLTLIQIIQKVFGKWLGTLLSLLTLMYFLVVTVGSMREVGDFVTSEMLPGTPIPATLILFILIVIMATRLGIEVIGRTGEIFTPMVIILFLILTVAIIPQMEIVRMLPILEDGIKPVLRGSISISAYTFLEPVVFLMFLPYVNQPQKITKSLLLGCFLGGIIIFLTIAVSILVLGPDLTTRDIYPSYNIARRISVGGIFERVEAMIALLWMLTLFIEVTLYFYAFVLGLSQLLNLKEFRVLTLPTGLILVALTPLIAPNYSYYNTVFDNYWVYYVITFGLFLPLVLLGVAMFRRALSKDLKFRN, from the coding sequence GTGATAAAAACTGGAGTGAACAAAGCCATGCTCGAAAAGGGTAAAATAAGTACTCGTCAACTTACCATTCTTGTAACGCTCCTTACCATCGGGGATTCTATTCTCGTAATCCCCCCTTCCACTACACACTACGCCAGACAAAATGCATGGATTTCCTCCTTAATTGGAATGGCCGTAGGTTTACTAGCCATCTATATGTACAGTAAGGTCGCAAAGTTATACCCCAAACTAACGCTTATCCAAATCATTCAAAAGGTTTTTGGAAAATGGTTAGGGACTCTTCTATCGCTTTTGACCTTAATGTATTTTCTTGTCGTCACCGTAGGAAGTATGCGGGAAGTCGGTGATTTCGTGACTTCAGAAATGTTACCTGGAACTCCTATTCCGGCCACTCTAATCCTATTTATACTGATTGTCATTATGGCAACGCGACTCGGTATTGAGGTCATAGGACGAACTGGTGAGATCTTTACTCCCATGGTTATTATCCTATTTCTGATCCTGACGGTTGCAATTATTCCTCAGATGGAAATAGTCAGAATGCTGCCCATATTGGAAGACGGAATAAAGCCTGTACTGAGAGGGTCTATCTCCATTTCGGCATACACCTTTTTAGAACCCGTTGTCTTTCTAATGTTCCTCCCTTATGTAAACCAACCACAAAAGATAACAAAAAGCTTATTACTGGGCTGTTTCCTAGGTGGTATTATAATCTTCCTGACCATCGCTGTTTCCATATTAGTACTAGGTCCAGACCTGACGACAAGAGATATATATCCCAGCTATAACATAGCAAGGCGAATATCCGTTGGTGGAATCTTTGAGCGGGTTGAAGCCATGATAGCTCTATTGTGGATGTTAACCTTGTTTATAGAGGTAACTTTATACTTCTATGCTTTCGTCCTGGGTTTATCCCAATTATTAAACTTAAAAGAGTTTCGAGTGCTAACTCTACCTACAGGATTGATCCTAGTTGCACTAACACCTCTTATTGCCCCAAATTACTCCTATTACAACACCGTGTTTGATAATTATTGGGTGTACTATGTTATAACCTTCGGGTTATTTCTACCCTTGGTATTGTTAGGCGTGGCGATGTTTCGAAGAGCACTGAGCAAAGACTTGAAATTTCGAAACTAA
- a CDS encoding Ger(x)C family spore germination protein, which produces MKRRSLLLCLLILMQIGLTGCWSREELNDLAIAVGIGIDKIGDQYQVSAQVVLPSQIAGSKGGSPQSPVNLYKETGDTVYEALRKITTISPRKIYISHLRILVLSEDLAKEGISDVLDFMSRDTETRNDYFIVVAKDAKAEDALKILTNLEKIPAVRLFSSLETSEKQWAPTSTVTLGTLITELVTKGKSPILTGVVIVGNVEIGETPKNVESVYSPTQLKYSGLAVFKEDKLIGWLNQEESKVYNYLTNKVKNTVFFIRCPEGKKVSLEVFEAHSKIKSSMHSNKPEITIEQHLETDLGEVQCRNLDLTDPKTITQLEQIANQKVIHLFESTIKKVQQEYKSDIFGFGEVVHRSNPQAWKKLRDNWDQTFANIPVSVKMDIKIRLLGKVTNSFLEEMK; this is translated from the coding sequence ATGAAACGAAGATCACTTCTGCTTTGTCTTCTTATTCTCATGCAAATAGGCTTAACAGGTTGCTGGAGTCGAGAGGAACTGAATGATCTCGCGATTGCCGTAGGGATCGGCATCGATAAGATCGGAGATCAATATCAAGTTTCTGCACAAGTGGTTCTACCCAGTCAAATCGCTGGCTCAAAAGGGGGAAGTCCTCAATCGCCCGTTAACCTCTACAAAGAGACGGGGGATACCGTATATGAAGCCCTTAGAAAAATCACAACTATAAGTCCACGTAAAATCTATATCTCTCATCTGAGGATCTTAGTCCTCAGCGAAGATCTGGCTAAAGAGGGAATCAGTGATGTTCTTGACTTCATGTCCAGAGATACTGAAACACGAAATGATTACTTCATAGTCGTGGCAAAAGATGCCAAGGCAGAAGATGCTCTGAAGATATTAACCAATCTCGAAAAGATTCCTGCTGTGCGGTTATTTTCTAGTCTGGAAACATCGGAGAAACAATGGGCACCCACATCTACTGTGACATTAGGAACACTGATTACAGAGCTTGTAACTAAGGGGAAAAGTCCAATCTTAACCGGGGTTGTCATCGTTGGAAATGTAGAAATAGGAGAAACTCCGAAGAATGTAGAATCGGTATATTCACCAACACAATTGAAATATTCAGGGCTGGCTGTATTCAAAGAGGACAAATTGATTGGTTGGCTAAATCAAGAGGAATCAAAAGTATATAACTATTTAACTAATAAGGTAAAGAACACGGTTTTCTTTATCCGATGCCCCGAAGGAAAAAAGGTGTCGCTTGAGGTCTTTGAAGCCCATTCCAAAATAAAAAGCAGCATGCATAGTAACAAACCAGAAATCACTATTGAGCAGCATTTGGAGACAGATTTAGGAGAGGTGCAATGTAGAAATCTAGATCTGACAGACCCAAAGACCATCACCCAATTAGAACAAATTGCTAACCAGAAAGTAATACATCTATTTGAAAGCACTATTAAAAAAGTACAACAAGAATACAAATCCGATATTTTTGGATTCGGCGAAGTCGTACATCGCTCTAACCCACAGGCGTGGAAGAAACTAAGGGATAATTGGGATCAGACCTTTGCTAACATACCAGTAAGTGTAAAGATGGACATTAAGATTCGCCTGTTAGGGAAAGTGACTAACTCTTTCTTAGAAGAGATGAAGTGA
- a CDS encoding LacI family DNA-binding transcriptional regulator: MERLTIIDIAKLCGVGVTTVSRAINNHPDINEETKAMIMKVIKENHYVPNNSARNLKRSDSKTIAVLIKGISNPFFSPMIKVFEKEIQRKKYSFILQRVDENQDEIEVAIELEKEKRLKGIVFLGGLFSHSQEKLQQLTVPFVLSTIGMTEEFDLSDYSSVSVDDYKESYKIVDYLCNLGHEKIAVITAPEEDVSIGKLRYEGYKKALSDHGIAYNERLVRRMKEDIDSYSMENGYEVTKDLLESGEEFTAIFTLSDSMAIGACKAIFEAGKRVPEDYSVAGYDGLDISFYYNPSITTIKQPVVEIAEATIKILFDLINEKVNHTHQIFPAELIVRESTRSIL; encoded by the coding sequence ATGGAGAGATTGACTATCATAGATATCGCCAAATTATGCGGGGTTGGCGTGACAACAGTATCTAGAGCTATAAATAATCATCCAGATATTAATGAAGAAACGAAAGCGATGATTATGAAAGTAATCAAAGAAAACCATTATGTACCGAATAACAGTGCAAGAAATTTAAAACGGTCCGATTCGAAAACGATTGCAGTATTGATTAAAGGGATATCCAACCCCTTTTTTAGCCCGATGATTAAAGTGTTTGAAAAAGAGATCCAGCGTAAGAAGTACTCCTTCATCCTACAGCGAGTTGATGAGAATCAAGATGAGATCGAAGTAGCGATTGAGTTGGAGAAAGAAAAGCGTTTAAAGGGGATTGTGTTCCTGGGGGGATTATTTTCACACTCTCAGGAGAAATTACAACAATTAACGGTTCCATTTGTTCTTAGTACAATCGGAATGACGGAAGAGTTTGATCTAAGTGATTATTCTTCAGTGTCTGTAGATGACTATAAGGAAAGTTATAAAATTGTCGACTATCTATGTAATCTGGGACATGAGAAAATTGCGGTCATTACCGCGCCTGAGGAAGATGTGAGTATTGGTAAATTAAGATATGAAGGATACAAAAAGGCTCTTTCTGATCATGGAATAGCTTATAATGAACGGCTAGTACGGAGGATGAAAGAGGATATTGATAGTTATAGTATGGAGAATGGCTATGAGGTCACCAAAGATTTACTAGAGTCAGGGGAAGAGTTTACCGCTATTTTCACCTTATCAGATAGTATGGCCATCGGCGCTTGCAAAGCAATATTTGAAGCAGGCAAGCGAGTTCCGGAAGATTACTCTGTAGCTGGTTATGACGGATTGGATATTTCATTCTATTATAATCCTTCTATTACTACCATCAAACAGCCAGTAGTAGAAATTGCGGAAGCGACAATTAAGATTCTTTTTGATCTCATTAATGAGAAGGTGAATCATACGCATCAGATTTTCCCAGCAGAATTAATTGTTAGAGAATCTACAAGGTCTATATTGTAG
- a CDS encoding carbohydrate ABC transporter permease, whose amino-acid sequence MQKTRAKDYSIFTILLVLAIAFLSPIFIVLMNSFKGKFYISDTPFLFPDETTFVGLKNYTSGVAKIDFFSAFGMSLFITVCSVAVIVLFTSMTAWYITRVKSKFTGLMYYAFVFSMIVPFQMVMFTMTKTANVLHLDNPIGIILIYLGFGSGLSVFMFSGFVKSIPLEVEEAVMIDGCNPPQAFFKVVLPILKPIAVTVAILNVMWVWNDFLLPDLLIGTEYKTIPIAIQYLKGGYGSIDMGAMMAMLVLAIVPIIIFYLTCQKYIIEGVVAGAVKG is encoded by the coding sequence ATGCAAAAGACTAGAGCAAAAGACTACTCCATCTTTACCATTTTGTTGGTCTTAGCCATTGCGTTCTTATCTCCTATATTTATCGTTCTGATGAACTCCTTCAAAGGTAAGTTCTACATTAGTGATACGCCTTTCTTATTCCCTGATGAGACTACATTTGTTGGTTTAAAGAACTATACTAGTGGTGTAGCAAAGATTGATTTCTTCAGTGCTTTTGGAATGTCCTTGTTTATCACGGTGTGTTCGGTTGCTGTAATCGTGTTATTCACTTCCATGACTGCATGGTATATTACTCGGGTGAAATCAAAATTTACGGGTTTGATGTACTACGCATTTGTGTTCTCGATGATCGTACCGTTCCAAATGGTTATGTTCACAATGACTAAGACTGCTAACGTTCTGCATCTGGACAATCCGATAGGGATTATCTTGATCTATCTGGGATTTGGTTCAGGGCTCTCTGTATTTATGTTTAGTGGATTTGTGAAGTCCATCCCACTTGAGGTTGAAGAGGCGGTTATGATTGATGGATGTAATCCACCGCAGGCGTTCTTTAAAGTGGTATTGCCAATCCTTAAGCCTATAGCAGTAACCGTAGCGATCCTTAATGTTATGTGGGTATGGAATGACTTCCTGTTGCCTGACCTATTAATCGGTACGGAATACAAAACCATTCCTATTGCGATACAGTACCTAAAAGGTGGATACGGATCTATTGATATGGGAGCTATGATGGCGATGCTGGTCCTAGCTATTGTACCAATCATCATTTTCTACCTAACCTGCCAAAAATACATTATCGAAGGTGTCGTTGCAGGAGCTGTGAAGGGTTAA
- a CDS encoding sugar ABC transporter permease, whose protein sequence is MEKSIKKYFALFALPTIIAFGIAFVIPFLLGIYLSFTEFTTVNDAKWIGFGNYIKAFSNQEFLNALGFTVKFTVLSVLTINVFAFILAMLLTRKLKGTNVFRTIFFMPNLIGGIVLGYIWQLIFNGILYKFGVTLTSDATYGFWGLIILMNWQLIGYMMIIYVAGIQNVPKDIVEAARIDGASRSKILRNVTIPLVMPSITICLFLTLSNSFKLFDQNLALTAGAPSKQTSMLALDIYNTFYGKTGWEGVGQAKAVVFFALVALIALVQLVITRRKEVEN, encoded by the coding sequence ATGGAAAAATCGATAAAAAAATATTTTGCTCTTTTTGCATTGCCGACCATCATCGCCTTTGGAATCGCGTTTGTTATACCTTTTCTTCTGGGTATATATTTGTCCTTTACGGAGTTTACTACAGTCAACGATGCAAAATGGATAGGGTTTGGCAATTACATTAAAGCATTTTCTAATCAAGAATTCTTAAATGCACTGGGCTTTACGGTTAAGTTTACAGTTCTATCGGTGCTTACGATTAATGTATTCGCTTTCATTCTGGCGATGTTGTTAACTAGAAAGCTAAAAGGGACTAACGTATTTAGAACTATTTTTTTCATGCCTAACTTGATAGGCGGTATCGTATTAGGATACATCTGGCAGTTGATCTTTAATGGAATTCTGTATAAATTTGGAGTTACTTTGACCTCTGACGCAACTTATGGATTTTGGGGATTAATTATCCTTATGAATTGGCAATTGATAGGGTACATGATGATTATCTACGTTGCAGGTATTCAAAATGTACCTAAGGATATAGTAGAAGCCGCGAGAATTGATGGAGCTTCACGTTCTAAGATTTTACGTAATGTGACGATTCCACTCGTAATGCCGTCCATTACCATCTGTTTATTCCTAACCTTATCGAATTCGTTCAAATTGTTTGACCAGAACTTGGCATTGACCGCTGGTGCTCCTTCTAAGCAAACCTCGATGTTAGCACTGGATATCTACAATACCTTCTACGGAAAAACAGGCTGGGAAGGTGTCGGTCAAGCGAAAGCCGTCGTATTCTTTGCTTTAGTAGCCTTAATCGCCTTAGTACAACTTGTCATTACTAGAAGAAAGGAGGTTGAGAACTAA
- a CDS encoding ABC transporter substrate-binding protein — MKNIKKYLGLMLVMSMVVVLAAGCGNKENNSATNDGNASSGKKGSVYFLNFKPEIAEIYEKIAKDYEAETGVKVKVVTAAAGTYETKLKSEISKSEAPTIFQINGPVGFQAWKDYTLDLKDTKLYSYLSDKSLAVTEGEGVYGIPYVVEGYGIIYNDAIMKKYFALADKAVSISSTTEINNFDTLKAVVEDMTAKKDQLGIKGVFASTSLAAGEQWRWQTHLANLPLYYEFKDNTEFDNTVLAGLASKEVEFKYNDKFKNIFDLYTKNSVTKESLLGSKSVADSMAEFALGNAAMVQNGNWAWSQINDVDGNVVKAEEIKFLPIYTGMEGEEKQGLAVGTENYLAINSKASAENQQASIAFLEWLFSSEKGKAYVTNDLGFIAPFNTFEESEKPADPLAKEVSAWMEKDLTSVAWTFAAFPSEEFKNVFGDALLQYAQGNKTWDEVVTIFKDTWKAEKAK; from the coding sequence ATGAAGAACATTAAAAAATATCTAGGGCTCATGTTGGTAATGTCTATGGTTGTAGTCTTAGCAGCAGGGTGCGGTAATAAAGAGAACAATAGTGCAACCAATGATGGAAACGCTTCATCTGGAAAAAAAGGATCGGTTTACTTTTTAAACTTCAAGCCTGAAATTGCAGAAATATATGAAAAAATCGCTAAAGATTACGAAGCAGAAACAGGAGTTAAAGTAAAAGTCGTAACGGCTGCTGCGGGTACTTACGAAACTAAATTGAAATCCGAAATTTCTAAGTCCGAAGCACCTACGATCTTCCAGATCAACGGACCTGTTGGTTTCCAAGCTTGGAAAGATTACACCTTGGATTTGAAAGATACTAAGCTATACAGCTATTTGTCCGATAAAAGCTTGGCAGTGACTGAAGGCGAAGGCGTATATGGTATCCCTTACGTAGTTGAAGGATACGGTATCATCTACAACGACGCGATTATGAAGAAATACTTTGCATTGGCTGACAAAGCTGTTTCGATCTCCTCCACAACTGAAATCAATAACTTCGACACTTTGAAAGCCGTAGTAGAAGATATGACCGCTAAAAAAGATCAACTGGGCATTAAAGGTGTATTCGCTTCCACTTCCCTCGCTGCAGGTGAGCAATGGAGATGGCAGACGCACTTGGCTAACTTGCCACTGTACTATGAATTCAAAGACAACACTGAGTTTGATAACACAGTTCTTGCCGGTCTAGCTTCTAAAGAAGTTGAATTCAAATATAACGATAAATTCAAAAACATCTTCGATCTTTACACCAAGAACTCTGTCACTAAAGAATCCCTTCTCGGTAGTAAGTCTGTAGCTGATTCCATGGCTGAATTCGCACTGGGTAACGCAGCAATGGTTCAAAACGGTAACTGGGCTTGGTCACAAATCAACGATGTTGACGGTAACGTAGTTAAAGCTGAAGAAATCAAATTCTTACCTATCTATACAGGTATGGAAGGCGAAGAAAAACAAGGTCTGGCTGTAGGTACAGAAAACTATTTGGCAATCAACAGCAAAGCATCTGCTGAGAACCAACAAGCTTCTATCGCCTTCTTGGAATGGTTGTTCTCCAGTGAAAAAGGTAAAGCTTATGTAACTAACGATCTAGGTTTCATCGCTCCATTCAACACGTTTGAAGAAAGTGAAAAACCAGCAGATCCACTGGCTAAAGAAGTATCCGCTTGGATGGAAAAAGATCTGACTTCCGTAGCTTGGACATTTGCGGCATTCCCAAGTGAAGAATTCAAAAATGTCTTTGGTGACGCTCTCTTGCAATATGCTCAAGGAAACAAAACTTGGGATGAAGTTGTAACGATCTTCAAGGACACTTGGAAGGCTGAAAAAGCAAAATAA
- a CDS encoding Mur ligase family protein: MEFTSQSQVEDMIYSSYLRAINNITETLDEQVRRPDLTRKLLDLVGSPDHRQKYILVTGSKGKGSTSRFISSLLSHLGYKVGLFTSPHLVDFNERIRIDGQAISTDDFVRLGNVVREGFQKIEDQLAADEYQGPVGVGLAIATLYFKENHTDFNVIECGRGGRFDDTNVLKNDWAVITPIMEEHIANLGPDLNSITLHKLGIVKNKATKAFISKQKSSVLAAIKANLNSNSVQYYEEQFWADSITITSIGTTFDVRTNQAIYPSLTIPLLGQFQALNAATAVALCEDITGGHLNRELVVNCFEKLQWPGRCEVICHDPLTIIDGAIHKESASYLAELIQLVNPDNSRTVTSIIGVPKDKDYTGVIEVMSMVSYQLIVTRPDISHLSFPTDALSIAKRFIEKSFEFPYLEDALTHIKARSASGIIVIVGTQTFIGNAKRLFGQSLLDIGL; the protein is encoded by the coding sequence GTGGAATTCACTTCACAATCCCAGGTAGAAGATATGATTTACAGCTCTTATCTAAGAGCGATTAACAACATCACAGAAACTTTGGATGAACAAGTTAGAAGACCGGATTTAACCAGAAAATTGCTAGATCTAGTAGGCAGTCCGGATCACCGTCAAAAGTACATATTGGTCACAGGCAGTAAAGGTAAAGGCTCCACCTCTAGATTTATCTCCTCTTTATTAAGTCATTTAGGCTATAAAGTAGGCTTATTCACCTCCCCTCATCTGGTCGATTTCAACGAAAGAATCCGGATTGATGGGCAGGCCATATCCACAGACGATTTTGTGCGATTAGGAAATGTAGTTCGCGAGGGTTTCCAAAAGATTGAAGATCAGCTTGCCGCTGATGAGTACCAGGGTCCTGTTGGGGTAGGTTTGGCAATTGCGACGTTGTACTTCAAGGAGAATCATACCGATTTCAATGTGATTGAATGTGGAAGAGGTGGAAGGTTTGATGACACCAATGTCCTGAAGAATGATTGGGCTGTCATTACTCCGATTATGGAAGAGCATATAGCTAATTTGGGACCTGACCTGAACAGCATTACACTACATAAGCTGGGCATCGTCAAAAACAAGGCCACAAAAGCCTTTATCAGCAAACAGAAATCTAGCGTACTTGCGGCTATAAAGGCGAATCTTAACTCCAATTCTGTGCAGTATTATGAGGAGCAGTTCTGGGCTGACTCTATTACAATTACATCTATTGGAACTACTTTTGATGTGCGGACAAACCAAGCGATTTACCCATCGTTAACGATTCCGTTATTAGGCCAATTTCAAGCTCTAAATGCAGCCACCGCAGTCGCACTATGTGAAGATATTACAGGCGGTCACCTGAATAGGGAACTTGTAGTCAATTGTTTTGAAAAACTGCAATGGCCGGGCCGCTGTGAAGTGATCTGCCATGATCCATTAACGATTATTGACGGAGCTATTCATAAAGAATCTGCAAGCTATTTGGCTGAGCTTATTCAATTAGTGAATCCTGACAACAGCCGAACTGTAACCTCAATCATTGGTGTCCCGAAAGATAAAGATTACACAGGGGTTATCGAGGTCATGAGTATGGTCTCTTATCAACTAATCGTCACACGGCCTGATATAAGTCATCTTTCTTTTCCTACAGATGCACTCTCTATCGCCAAGCGTTTTATCGAAAAAAGCTTCGAGTTCCCCTATTTGGAGGATGCTCTCACGCACATCAAAGCACGCTCAGCTTCTGGGATTATTGTAATTGTCGGTACGCAAACATTCATCGGAAATGCCAAAAGATTATTCGGACAATCCCTATTGGATATCGGCTTATAG
- a CDS encoding LacI family DNA-binding transcriptional regulator has translation MKVSIFDVAKKSGLSVVTVSRVLNGAESVRENNRQKVLDAIKELDYRPNAAARSLASGKTGIIGLIVTTLQDSFFDAVVKELNEVLALHGYYLAISISKGIESDDSHYLIQEDRVDGLILLSPVEEDNYIVELKRRGIPYVLIDNQKQENDTYSITIDNFKGGYMATSHLLALGHTSIAHLCGQEMFRSTRERRAGFLQALQEKGLTPFEIVHGDFDIGMGYDTCKRWLNEGKLPTAVFAGDDNIALGVINALMEAGIQVPEQVAVVGYDDHYIASQLHPHLTTIRQPSDKIGLAAADMLLKRISGKMKRGAGMRIDPEIIVRESTSAK, from the coding sequence ATGAAGGTTAGTATTTTTGATGTAGCCAAGAAATCCGGATTATCCGTCGTAACCGTATCGCGGGTTCTAAACGGAGCCGAATCGGTACGAGAGAACAACCGTCAGAAGGTGCTAGACGCCATTAAAGAGCTGGATTATCGCCCTAACGCAGCTGCACGCAGTCTGGCCAGCGGCAAGACTGGGATCATCGGTCTAATCGTCACAACCTTGCAGGATTCCTTCTTTGATGCGGTGGTCAAAGAACTAAATGAGGTATTGGCGCTTCATGGTTATTATCTAGCCATATCCATCTCAAAAGGCATCGAATCGGATGATAGCCACTATCTGATTCAGGAGGATCGGGTAGATGGTTTGATTCTACTGTCTCCAGTGGAAGAGGATAATTATATTGTGGAATTAAAGCGACGTGGCATCCCATATGTGCTGATTGATAACCAAAAGCAAGAGAATGACACCTACTCTATCACGATCGACAACTTCAAGGGTGGCTACATGGCTACCAGCCATCTGTTAGCGCTCGGACATACGTCCATTGCTCATCTCTGCGGACAGGAAATGTTCCGTAGTACGCGAGAGCGGCGCGCCGGATTTCTACAAGCGCTTCAGGAAAAAGGTCTTACTCCATTTGAGATTGTACATGGTGATTTCGATATTGGAATGGGATACGATACCTGCAAACGTTGGCTGAACGAAGGAAAGCTCCCCACCGCCGTATTTGCTGGGGATGACAATATCGCCCTTGGGGTCATCAACGCGTTGATGGAAGCAGGCATTCAGGTACCTGAACAGGTAGCGGTAGTCGGTTATGACGATCATTACATTGCTTCACAGCTTCATCCACATCTTACAACGATACGTCAGCCTTCGGATAAAATTGGGCTGGCGGCCGCAGATATGCTGCTCAAACGCATCTCTGGAAAGATGAAACGTGGAGCTGGCATGCGGATTGACCCAGAAATTATTGTTCGTGAATCTACCTCAGCCAAGTAG